A genome region from Deltaproteobacteria bacterium HGW-Deltaproteobacteria-2 includes the following:
- a CDS encoding MBL fold metallo-hydrolase produces MRIRVLGCHGSQLPDYNTTSFLIGQNVLVDAGTVTTVLSLKEQMKIDYILITHAHLDHVRDLMFLADNIFHQGKKNQLVIVSTKGIIEAIRRHLFNNVIWPDFSRIPGIKAPLIKFQIIKPGRKQTIGDFQISAINVHHVVETVGYVIESKNKTVIFLGDTGPTEKTWQVAKKIKDLNAVFIETSLPDSMKAVASITGHLTPSYLQVELKKLKGKKPDIYLYHMKPSYHEVIRKEVSLIKDRKINIIKDGQIIRI; encoded by the coding sequence ATGAGGATAAGAGTCCTTGGTTGTCACGGTTCACAGCTCCCTGATTATAATACGACAAGTTTCCTCATCGGGCAAAACGTCTTAGTCGATGCCGGAACAGTTACCACGGTTTTAAGCCTTAAAGAACAGATGAAAATTGATTACATTTTAATTACCCATGCTCATTTGGATCACGTTCGCGATCTTATGTTTCTTGCCGACAATATTTTCCATCAGGGCAAGAAAAATCAGTTAGTTATTGTCAGTACGAAAGGCATTATCGAGGCAATTCGCCGTCATCTGTTTAACAATGTTATCTGGCCTGATTTTTCCAGAATACCCGGCATAAAAGCGCCGCTGATAAAATTTCAAATTATCAAGCCCGGAAGGAAGCAAACAATAGGTGATTTCCAGATCAGTGCGATTAATGTTCATCACGTTGTGGAAACCGTCGGATACGTAATTGAAAGTAAAAACAAAACAGTAATTTTCCTCGGCGATACCGGGCCTACCGAGAAGACCTGGCAGGTGGCAAAGAAGATTAAAGACCTCAATGCGGTATTTATTGAAACTTCTTTACCGGATTCCATGAAAGCTGTCGCGAGTATAACAGGTCACCTCACGCCATCTTATTTGCAGGTGGAACTTAAAAAATTGAAAGGCAAAAAACCGGATATTTACCTCTATCACATGAAACCAAGCTATCATGAAGTTATACGTAAAGAAGTGTCGTTAATAAAAGATAGAAAAATTAACATTATTAAAGATGGTCAAATAATCCGTATTTAA
- a CDS encoding translation elongation factor-like protein, producing MAEKKIGEVMKYFPKPSVAAVKITVGEIAVGDSIKFSGHTTDFTDVIQSMEVDNKSVPKAVAGDFIGIKVSDRVRPGDEVFKVIPD from the coding sequence ATGGCAGAGAAGAAAATTGGCGAAGTAATGAAGTATTTCCCAAAACCTTCCGTAGCCGCTGTAAAGATTACGGTTGGAGAAATAGCCGTGGGCGACAGCATCAAGTTTTCCGGTCATACCACCGATTTTACCGATGTGATTCAATCAATGGAAGTGGACAACAAATCGGTGCCCAAAGCGGTTGCCGGAGATTTTATCGGCATCAAGGTTTCCGATCGCGTACGGCCGGGCGATGAGGTATTTAAAGTAATACCTGACTAA